The genomic interval CAACTCTGTTTGAATCCTTTTGATTTCTCCTTTGATGAGTAGAATTGCATCTTCTGCCTGTTCCGGATTTAACTCTGCGCTAATGTAAAAACAACCATCATAAACTTGCGCATCTAATGCAGCATGAATATCGTAGGTATAACCCTTATCTTCTCGTATGTTTTTCATCAGCCTGGATCCAAAATAATCGCCTAATATGGTATTTAGCACATACATCCCATAAAAATCGGGATGTATCTTTTGATGCCATCTCAAGCCCATTTTAAGACTTATCTGAGCACAATTTTCAATAGAAAAATGCTTTTGTTCAGCAGGGCAATAAATATTTGGAAAGACTATACTCTTATTAGCATTTAAATTCCTGAATTGTAAAATAATTTGTTCCAAAAAGCCTTCTATGGCTGGTTTTATATCACCACAATAGAATACATACATAAAATCTGCTACATAGTTTTCTTGTTGATATTTCAATAAATCTTCACGCTGTAAGTCATCAATTAAATGCTGATTGGTATTATAACCATAAATTGAGGAACTGCCATAGATTAAGGAGGTAAATTCCCGATATGAAACATAATCTGGTTCTGTTAACTGATGGTGTAACTGAGATTTTAAAAACAACTTTGCTTTTGCCAAATCAGATTCTCTGTAAGCAGGATTTAAAATAAGATTTGTTATGAATCCTACCAAAAACTCAAAATGCTTTTGAAGACAGCTCATCGAGATCACGGTAAAATCAAGATCTGAATGAATTGTTAAATTCGCCCCATAATAATCTACCGTATCAGCAACCTGTTCCGAACTCAATATCGCAGTACCTTCTTGTAGTTGGTTAGCTGCCATCCTGGAACTCAGCTTCTTATGTTCCGTACACCGCCCATTTCGAAATACTATTTCAAAGGAACTTAAGCCCGGTTTATTGGATTGAATCTGATATAATTGGGCTCCATTATTAAAAGACTTTTTTTCATATGCTGGCAATTTCAATTTTGTCCAATCCAGCTCTACTATTGGAATTTTTAAACCGGATTTACCCATCTTTAATCTTCGAATTTATTGCTAGTTAAAATAAATGTATTTTTGTCCACCATTTAAGATGTAAACATATCAAATGGATACTAAACGCATTGCATAATTATCAATTGTATGCTTTTTAATTTAATTAATAAATAAAGGAGTTCATGAAATTCAGTATTTCTTCAGGTAGTTTGTTAGACAAACTTAATAAAGTTTCATCCGCTTTGGCCTCAAATCCTGTCATTCCAGTGTTAGAAGATTTTCTTATCACCTCGAAAGGAAAGGCTTTAAGTATTACTGCTTCTAACCTTGAATTAACCATTACTACAGAGGTTGAAGCCGAGGTAAGTAAAGGGGGTACCATAGCAATTCCCGGTAAAACTTTATTGGAAACTTTAAAATCATTGGCCGAACAACCCATTTCTATTGAAGTAAATGAAGCCTCTAATGGAATTACAATAACTTCTCAATCAGGTATTTATAAATTAGTTGGAGAAAAAGCCGACGATTTTCCAGAATTGACATTACCAACCAATGAAGATAAAATTACCATTTCTTCAGATCGTTTAATAAATGCCATTGATCGCACTGTCTTTGCTACGAGCAATGATGAAATGAGACAAGCCATGAAGGGTATTTGCCTGAATATTGATTTTAATAGCTTGACATTTGCTGCAACAGATGCCCATAAACTTGTAAAATACAGTTTATTAGATGCAACGAGTGAAGCTTCTTCTACCATTATTTTAACAAAGAAGTCTTTACTAGCGCTTAAATCGATTTTACCAAAAGATGGTGAGATTACTATACATTTTGGAAGATCTAAAGCGTTTTTTAGCTTTGATAATACGATTTTATCGACTCGATTGATAGATGCTAAATATCCGGATTACAATGCAGTTATTCCTACAAATAATCCATTTCAACTACAGGTGAATCGTTTAGAATTGTTATCTGCTATCCGAAGATTAATTGTGTATGCTAATAAATCGACGAATCAGGTAGTCTTTAATATCCAGGATAAAAGTTTAACGATTTCATCTCAAGATCCTGACATGTCAAATGAAGCCACCGAACAATTAACGTGTTCATTCTTAGGTGAACCTATGACGATAGGATTTAATGGAAAATTTTTAGCAGAAATGCTATCTGCCATGGGTAGTGAAAACATAACAATTGAATTATCCCAACCAAATAAACCAGGAATCCTGCTTCCATCAGAACAGGCAAAAGGAGAAAGTTTGTTAATGTTGATTATGCCTATTTTATCAAATTATTAATTTTAAATGAACATTGGATTGTTTTTTGGATCCTTCAATCCAGTTCATACAGGGCATTTAATAATTGCCCAACACATTGCAAACCAAGTAGAAATTGATCAGGTTTGGTTGGTTGTGAGCCCTCACAACCCATTAAAATTAAAATCTACCCTGGCCGCTGATTATGATCGTTTGCATTTGGTAAATCTCGCTTTAGAGGATAATCCTAATATTAAAAGCTGTAGTGTAGAATTTAAATTGCCACAACCTTCTTACACAATAGATACCTTAACTCATTTGAATGAAAAATATCCACAGCATCGCTTTCATTTAATTATGGGAGAAGACAATCTTCAAAGTATAAAAAAATGGAAAAACTATGAATTGATCCTTGCAAATTACCAGATTTATATTTACCGAAGGCCAGATTCGGAGCATACTTCCGAATTTTTTACACATCCCAATATCCGGATTTGTAAAGCCCCATTATTAGAAATTTCATCAACTGCAATCCGCGATTTAATCAAAGAAGGAAAATCTATTCGTTATCTTGTTCCAGATAAAGTATTTGAATATTTAGAAGGAAGCACTTTGTATAAAAAATAAATTACCGATTCATAAAACTTCGTTACTGGGTTCGCAATTTATTACTTTTATATCTACCAAGTTTTATTAACAATTATTTTTAATCCAATATAAAAAACAGGGTAAACCCAGATTGCTCAGATTTAAATTTTCAGAATCCAATCAAAAATGAATGGCTCCGTGCTCGTGACAAACTGTTCGAAATAATAATTTTGAATAATTTTAAATTTCTGCCAAATTAATATTATATAAACCAATGCAATAACTGTTGAATAAGCAATTCAAATCTAACGATAATACAGGAAGTTAAAAATTCAAATTACAAAGTGATACTTACCAGCAGAAAAAAAGTATTCATTGATTTGTTTCCGTTTAAAATGACTTTTTACTGGGATAAAAAGGAGCATTCATAAAAAATAATAATGACCTTAATATTCACAAATTGAAGGTGATTCCACCAGGCAAAAAAAAAAATACTGCTCCCTAAATCCAAAATCATGACCCTCTCGTATGTATCCATATTAGTAAAACAAAATTAATATCATACGAAATGAAAAATCCATTTGTAATTCTTTATCCGATTGCTATAGCAGCAATTATTCATATTAGTTGTAATCAAAAGACAAATCTAAGTCGGGATGAAACAAACATTCGAAAAGCATATGCAGCTTTAGAAAAAAAGGATTTCGCAACATTTGCCAGTCTTTGTTCTGATGATTATAGGGAACTTGGTTTGTCTCCGCAGCCAATCCAAGGAATTCAAGCATGCATTGCCCAATATAAAGTATTTCTGGACGCGTTTCCAGATACGAAATTTGAAATTCAATCTATCACTCCTGCAGGCAAAAATCGCTACTTTCTACAAATTCATATGACAGGAACAAATACTGAAAAATTCTTAATGTTGCCACCAAATGGTAAATCTTATGATGCCTTAGATGTCGATATTATTGAACTTAATGATGCTGGAAAATGCATATCTCATTGGAGTGCAAATGCAGATGCCCCTTTAGATCAAATTGGCTATAGTGCTATAAACAATCCAACTACCGGAATCGCTATGAGTGCTTACGAATATTTCGGTAAAGGAGCCATAAATGCGCTTTTAGAATTATGTTCTAATGATGTAGTTTTCGAAATTCATGATCGCACGCTCGATACTAAACCTCGTTGGTTTAAAGGAAAAGAAGAAGTCGCAAAATTTTTTACCGAACTGAATTCAAAAATAGTGTACTCAAAGTTTGAACCCGTAATGTTTCTTGCAGATGGTGATGATCTTGCAACAAGTGTAGATGTAGAATTCGTCCAAACAGCAACCAAGAAAAAATTTAAAGGAAATTATGCACATCGATTTAAAACCAAAGACGGCAAACTCATCTATTTTAAAGGTATGGATGATATGTGCGAATTAATTCCATAATAAATAGATTGATTTCACTCCATATCAAAGCTTTGGTTGTCATAAACACGAATTTTATAAATAAATTAAATTCTCATTTTAAAAAAAATAAATCATAAAAAATGAAAACAAAAAATGTATTTTTAATTCTCTTAAACCTGTTTGTAATACACAGCATTTCCTTTACACAGGAAAAAAAAGCAGGTAAAATAATTACAGACTATTTCACCTGGGTGGATGCAGGCAAAATTGAAGAAGTTGGAACTTTGCTTACAGAAGATTTTATTGCTACCGCACCATTCTCACCAAATTCCATGGATAAAATGGCTTGGAAAGGAATAGGCCAGGGGTTTAAAACTGCATTTCCAGACATGAAACATGAAATCATCGATTGGTTTGCAGATGAGAATAAAGTTGCTGTTAAAGGAATCTTCAAAGGCACGAATTTAGGGAGTATGATGGGGAATCCTCCTACCGGTGGAAAAGTTGCTGTTGCATTTAATTCATACTTTGAATTGAATGGGAATGGGAAAATCAAAATGATAAACATCCAATTTAATATGAAAGAATTTGAAATGCAATTACTTGCTAATGTACCAGATCTTAAAATAATAAATGAGAAAACAGTACGGGATTTATTTCAAGTAATGGATGGCGGTCAAACCAATCTGTTTTCAAACTATTGCAGCCTAGACTTTAAAATTAGCAATCCTTTTCTTCCTGCACCTTCACCAATACAGGCATTTCAATCGATAATACAAGCTCAAAAAGCTGGTTTTCCTGATATGAAACATGAAATCTTAAAAATAATTTCTGATACTTATCATGTTACTACATTTGGAAATTTCATCGGTACAAATACTGGAAGCATGATGGGTAACCAAGCAACTGGAAATAAAGTCAAAGTTGCTTTTCTAGTATTAGATGAAATGGATGGTCACGGTAAAATTAAAAACCGAAACGTACAATTTGATTCCAAAGCATTTGAAGCACAATTAATGGCAGGTATAAATCCAAATGCCCAAATTGAAAAATCATTTTTGCAAATGTTTGAAGCAGCCGATAGAGCAGATACAGCAAGTTTTATTAGTTATTGGAGTATGAAAGCGAAAAACTATTTTGCAGGAATCGAAAACTCCAATGAAGATTTCAAAAATAGATTATTATCATTTAAAAAAGGATTTCCAGATGTAAAAAGAACAATTGATGAAATTCAAATTAATAATAATAAAATTTCAGTCCGCGGTTGGTTGTCTGGAACGAATAAAGGTTCATTTATGGGAAGACCTGCAACAAATAATAAAATAAAGGTTTCCTGGTTAGGACTTTATCATTTAAATTCTAATGGAAAAATTGAATCCGGTTGGGTTGAATTTGATACAGCAACACTTGAAAAGCAATTGATGCAAAAAACTAAAAATAATTAATTGCACTTTTATTCAAAATTTTATATTGACTTCGAAATAACAGTACTAAAATTAAATTAAAAAGGGGTTTAAGCCCCTTTTTATTTAATAAAAACTTATATGACATAAAACTTTTCGTTTGACAATTTCAATTACTAAAGAGTTTATTTAAAATAGTCTCAATAAACTCTTTGTAACATATTGATTATCAATATACTTATAACGGTTTTACCAACTATTTTTGAGTATTAGACCTAAAATTCAACAATATCCCTTCGTATTCATGCTTATAAAAAGCATTTTTACATTTTTACAAATCGCTGCTTATAAGGTCTCCGGTTATTATTCTTAAATTCAACAATGTAAATTCCAGAAGTAAATTGACTTACATCCAAATTAATGAATGCTTGATCTTTGATTTCAATTTGCTGAAGTTTGTTTCCTTGCAAATCTAAAATCTGTATCAATCCATTTTTTGGTAATTCTTGCGTGCCAAAAAATATTTGAACTTGATCTGCAGCTGGATTTGGCCTGATGTAAAATTCCACTTCATGATTTATATCTTTATTAGAAGTTAAGCACTTCCATCGATTTATAAACCCTTCACCTGCAGCATACAATTCACAAGTAATTGTTCCACAGGAATCATATGTTTCTAAAGATCTTACTACTTTCTGCAAATGATTTGTTGTAAACCAATTCGTTCCATTCCATTCTGCTACCCCATTTATGAATTGATTTCCAACTTGCGAAAATTCACCTCCTACATATAATTTATTATTGTATTTTATGAAATCATTTACAGCCTCCGTAGAATTTTGAAAATCACCACCTGAAACAGGCAACCAATTTACACCATTCCAATGCGCTATATGTTGCGTCATGGGTACATTATCAGCATTTAAAAAATGGCCTCCAACAAACAATTCGTTATTAAAAACATACTGTGCATTGACTCCATTATAGGGTACATTATTGACCAGATTAATACCACTTGCCAAATTGTTCCAAATGGTTCCATTCCATCTCGAAATATTGAGATGTGGTAAGGTAAATGTTCCAGCAGCATATATTTGATTATTGAATTGTCGAAGTGTATAAATCGGTCCGTTAAAACTCGAATTAAAATTTGAATTTATCCATGAAGATCCATTCCACGCTGCAATATTATTCGTTGAGATGTTTGCAGTCTGTCCTGCAGTCTGAAAGGAACCACCAACCACTAAACCATTTAAGGTACTTAATAAACTTCCAACAAAAACAGAGCCCGTGCCAGTTACCCCATTATCCAAATGAGCCCAGTTACTTCCATTCCAAGCTGCAATATTATTTACATTGGTTAGTGTACCAGCTGCCGTAAATTGTCCACCGACATATAAAATTCCATTATGCACAGCTAAGCTTCTAACCGTTCCATTTACACCTTGATTTAAGGCTGTCCAATTTGTTCCATCCCAAGCAGCTATATTATTAACGATTGTATTTCCAATTTGCAAAAATTGTCCGGCTACGATTAATTTACATTGAAAAACTGCCATATCATATACCTGCGTTACACCACTTGCAATAGCTTGCCAAGCCATGTTTCCAGATACACACGAACTTTGATTACAGAGCGTATCCTGGGATTGCGGACAATCAAAACTATAATAAAAACTACAGGTATCTTTTAACCCACCACTATTGATAAAATAATGGATGGTAATAGTATAAACTGTTGAACCTGACACACAAAAACTTCCAGGGTTTATTGAACCCGCAGGAATAAATCCGTTGTTGGGATTTATATAAAAATCAGTCGGCCCATTGGAAACAATTGTATAACCATTCGTAGCTTGTACATTTGTAAAGCTTCCTGCACTTAATAAAACTTGAATATTTGTAAAACAATTTTGTGTTGGTACAATTCCTTTAAGTTCATAACAACAAAGTCCTGGCAAGGCAGATGTTTGATTTACAAAACTTTTAAGGGAATCACAGGTACATGTTTTTGGAATCGATGGACAGTCAAAGGTGTATTTAAATTGACAGGTATCTGTCACGCCATTATTATTGTAATAGTATGTTACAGTAATAATATAAAACGTAGATCCTGTAACACAAAAATTTGCTGGCATAATCGGTCCGGATGGTATACTCCCTGAATTGTGATTCAAGCTAAAATTTTGAAGTCCACTGGATATTGCATTCCAACCAGATCCTGCTTGTATATTTGAAAAACTTCCGGAATTCAAGGAGACTTTAATTTGTGTATAACAATTTGAGCTTGGCACATTTCCTTGTAAAGCATAGCAACATAATCCTGGAATTACAGATGTTTGTATAACACTATTCTTTAAAGAGTCACAACTACAGGTTTTTGGAATAGACGGACAATCAAATGAATATTTAAATGAACAGGTGTCTAGTGCTCCATTATTGTTGTAATAATAAATTATAGTAATACTATATAAACTTGCACCCTTCACACAAAATTCTGCAGGATTTATAGGTCCTATTGGAATATTTCCTGGATTGTGATTCAAATAAAAATTCTGTGGGCTATTGGTAATTACATTCCATCCATTTCCAGGTAAAATATTTGAAAAACTTCCTGCACTCAGGACTACCTGAATTTCCGTAAAACAATTTGCTGAAGGAATATTTCCCTGCATTTTGTAACAACAGGTACCCGGGATTGCTGAAGTTTGGAGCAGTGTATTCTTTAGTGAATCACAATTACAATTTGAGGGTGGTTGCGGGCAATCAAAACTATATTTAAACAAACAAGTATCTGAAAGTCCACCATTATTAAAATAATAAATTAAAGTTATTGTATAAAAACCAGATCCCGTTACACAAAATGAAGCTGGGGTAATAAATCCTGATGGAATGAAACCTGCATTTGGAATCAAATTAAAGTCTTGCGAATTATTAATACTAACATTATAACCAGCATTCGCAACAATATTTGTAAATGTCCCTGAACTTAAGAGTACTTGTATTTTTGTATAACAATTTCCAGTGGGTACATTTCCTGTAATATTATAACAACACTTTCCTGGAACGGTAGATTTAGGGATTACAAAACTTTTAAGAGAATCACAGGTACATGCAGGTGGAGGCTTCGGACATTCTCTTATAAATTTCTTTTGACAAGAATCTAGTTTCATTCCATTTGCATCTATAAAATCAACCGTTATTGTAAACGGATTCACAGCACTTGTTACGCAAAATGTGCCAGGATTTATAGATCCAGGCGGCACGAAGATTCCATTTGGAATAAAACAAAATCCGCTCGGTGTAATGCTACTTGTCCATCCTGCATTTGGAATGATATTACTAAAGTTGCCGGAGTTGGTTTTAAAACAAATTTGTGTAAAACAATTTGATTTAGAATTTGTAGCTCGAAAATCATAACAGCAAGCTGGTTGGGGTCCAAAAGACAAAAGTTGTGCTGTTAAAGAATCACAACAAGTTGGAATTGGGTTCGTTCCACCCGGACAATCAAAAATAAATTTAAATACACAACTATCTGTGCCTTGTGTTGTATTGAAATAATAAAGTATCGTTACGATGACCGGATTATTTGCAACAGTCACACAAAAACTACCTGGTTGACTTTGTCCTTTCGGTATAAAACCAGATACGTGTGTTAGACTAAAATCTTTGGGCCCACCAGGAATTAAATTAAATCCCTGACTCGAATTTGCAGTTACATTATTAAAGCTTCCTGAGCTTAACAACACTTTTATTTTGTTAAAATTATTGGGTATTGGATTATCCGTTTGAATATTAAAACAGCAAAATGCAGGAAGCGTATGTTGCTTTTCGAGGTATGTTATTAATGAATCGCATTTAGCGGGTCTTGGAGCTTGTGGGCAATCAAAAATATACGAAAAAGTACAGGTATCTTTCAATCCAGATTTTGTAAAAAAATAGCGCACACTGATCGTATAATTCGAAGCACCATTTACACAAAAGTTACCGGCATTAAAATTTCCTGGTGGAATAAATCCGGAATTATGTGAAAATTGTAGAATCTGAAATCCTGGTTGAGAAACTGACCAACCTTGATTTGTGTTTGCATTCACATTTGCAAAACTACCTGAACTTAAGTGAACCTGAATGGAAGTAAAACACGTTGATGAGGATACATCGCCAAGTACATCATAACAACAAGCTTGTGGAGATGAACGATTTGGCTTTATCTGATTTTTTGTAAATGAATTGCAAGCACATTCCTTAGATATCACGCATATGGTATCAATACATCGACTTATACAAGAGCCTTCCTGAACCCCAAGTTGTATTGGAAAGCATCCTGGTAGATTATAAATCACCCACAAACTATCGGTTCCAGAAAAATGCAAAGGAATTAAATTACCGATGTCAATTATCCAATCGAATTTGGTGTTTGGTCCACCATTCCCGGTATAATATATTAATGCAGTATCACCTACTGTAATCGTATCAGGAAATTTAAATGAACATGTTAAATTACATCGGAAATTTACACATACTGTATCAATACAATGTCTGTCTGAAATGACCGCACAATAACAGCCATCCTGAGGCGGTGCAAAACATTGACTTGTCGATAAAACAGTGGTTGTATTACATGCAAACCAATGATAAGTTAAATTTGGTGGTGATGCACATAATTCATTATGGATTTGATCTACGGTTGCATTTATTGGAAGATTTACCAGAACCGATTCTTTACTAATTAAATTTGTATTTGTACAAAATTGATCGGCCAAATTAGTCAATTGGTAAACGGTATTTACAACCGGACAAACCTGCAAAGAAAAATTAGGAATGTTACTTGTGTGTCTGGTGCTTACATTATTTGCAAGAATTTCAAATGAAAATGGGCCAGTTCCTGTAAATGCAATACTAAGCGTCGTACAATTTCCACGACAGATAGTATCTTCCAAGCGATTGAAACTTCCGGTTGGAATTGGAAAAACTTCTATTTGGACAGCACATGTTTCCGGAGCTTGACCTGGTTCTTGCCAAATAACTTGAATGGAACATAAACCAGGTGATAAAAAACAAGCAATATGTGGATTTTTTTGATCCGGGTTGGATATGGTTCCACAGCTTATTGACCAGGAATACGTTGCAACATCAGAGCCTGGTCCAATGTATTCAATGTTCTGGCAATCGCCAACACACGCACTGCTGATTCCTGAAATACAATTCGTTTGTCCAGTTAAAACAATACTGGTACTTAAAAAAATAATAAAACGTAAAATAAAATAAAGACTGTGTCTCATCATAGATTTTCTCATGATAGGGTTCATTAAAGTGAAAGAAAAAGCTTGACGAGGTGTTATAGATTCATTACAAATATAGTATAATTTTCCAAAATACCCAGAAAAGGAAAAAGCAAAATTGCCATTTTCCAAGTTTTTACTTTAATAAGGTATGATTTGATTAGCCAAAATAATAATTTTAAAAATCAATTTTTCGGGATCATACTTCACAACACCCATATCAATTTACAAAAAAAAACCTGACCATGTGAACATGATCAGGCAATAACACTGCATTTACTCAATCCTTATCAACGGATAAGAATTAATCTTTTTGTATCTGTAAAGTCTTCGGTATTCATTTGCATGTATAACATTCCGAATGTATTTAATTCTGTTTGCTTCAATTCAAATTCATGATAGCCTTTCGTGTAGTGCTTCGTTACCCGATGTATTACTTTTCCATTCATTTCGTAAAATATAAATTCTACTTCCTGTGCTTTTGAT from Saprospiraceae bacterium carries:
- a CDS encoding insulinase family protein, which codes for MGKSGLKIPIVELDWTKLKLPAYEKKSFNNGAQLYQIQSNKPGLSSFEIVFRNGRCTEHKKLSSRMAANQLQEGTAILSSEQVADTVDYYGANLTIHSDLDFTVISMSCLQKHFEFLVGFITNLILNPAYRESDLAKAKLFLKSQLHHQLTEPDYVSYREFTSLIYGSSSIYGYNTNQHLIDDLQREDLLKYQQENYVADFMYVFYCGDIKPAIEGFLEQIILQFRNLNANKSIVFPNIYCPAEQKHFSIENCAQISLKMGLRWHQKIHPDFYGMYVLNTILGDYFGSRLMKNIREDKGYTYDIHAALDAQVYDGCFYISAELNPEQAEDAILLIKGEIKRIQTELIPDEELNLVKNYLCGNIMRMMDGPFQTMVFLKVLVTEYGSPESFHKLLEEILNVQPNNLKNLAEKYLRIEEMSQVTAGA
- the dnaN gene encoding DNA polymerase III subunit beta encodes the protein MKFSISSGSLLDKLNKVSSALASNPVIPVLEDFLITSKGKALSITASNLELTITTEVEAEVSKGGTIAIPGKTLLETLKSLAEQPISIEVNEASNGITITSQSGIYKLVGEKADDFPELTLPTNEDKITISSDRLINAIDRTVFATSNDEMRQAMKGICLNIDFNSLTFAATDAHKLVKYSLLDATSEASSTIILTKKSLLALKSILPKDGEITIHFGRSKAFFSFDNTILSTRLIDAKYPDYNAVIPTNNPFQLQVNRLELLSAIRRLIVYANKSTNQVVFNIQDKSLTISSQDPDMSNEATEQLTCSFLGEPMTIGFNGKFLAEMLSAMGSENITIELSQPNKPGILLPSEQAKGESLLMLIMPILSNY
- a CDS encoding T9SS type A sorting domain-containing protein; the encoded protein is MRKSMMRHSLYFILRFIIFLSTSIVLTGQTNCISGISSACVGDCQNIEYIGPGSDVATYSWSISCGTISNPDQKNPHIACFLSPGLCSIQVIWQEPGQAPETCAVQIEVFPIPTGSFNRLEDTICRGNCTTLSIAFTGTGPFSFEILANNVSTRHTSNIPNFSLQVCPVVNTVYQLTNLADQFCTNTNLISKESVLVNLPINATVDQIHNELCASPPNLTYHWFACNTTTVLSTSQCFAPPQDGCYCAVISDRHCIDTVCVNFRCNLTCSFKFPDTITVGDTALIYYTGNGGPNTKFDWIIDIGNLIPLHFSGTDSLWVIYNLPGCFPIQLGVQEGSCISRCIDTICVISKECACNSFTKNQIKPNRSSPQACCYDVLGDVSSSTCFTSIQVHLSSGSFANVNANTNQGWSVSQPGFQILQFSHNSGFIPPGNFNAGNFCVNGASNYTISVRYFFTKSGLKDTCTFSYIFDCPQAPRPAKCDSLITYLEKQHTLPAFCCFNIQTDNPIPNNFNKIKVLLSSGSFNNVTANSSQGFNLIPGGPKDFSLTHVSGFIPKGQSQPGSFCVTVANNPVIVTILYYFNTTQGTDSCVFKFIFDCPGGTNPIPTCCDSLTAQLLSFGPQPACCYDFRATNSKSNCFTQICFKTNSGNFSNIIPNAGWTSSITPSGFCFIPNGIFVPPGSINPGTFCVTSAVNPFTITVDFIDANGMKLDSCQKKFIRECPKPPPACTCDSLKSFVIPKSTVPGKCCYNITGNVPTGNCYTKIQVLLSSGTFTNIVANAGYNVSINNSQDFNLIPNAGFIPSGFITPASFCVTGSGFYTITLIYYFNNGGLSDTCLFKYSFDCPQPPSNCNCDSLKNTLLQTSAIPGTCCYKMQGNIPSANCFTEIQVVLSAGSFSNILPGNGWNVITNSPQNFYLNHNPGNIPIGPINPAEFCVKGASLYSITIIYYYNNNGALDTCSFKYSFDCPSIPKTCSCDSLKNSVIQTSVIPGLCCYALQGNVPSSNCYTQIKVSLNSGSFSNIQAGSGWNAISSGLQNFSLNHNSGSIPSGPIMPANFCVTGSTFYIITVTYYYNNNGVTDTCQFKYTFDCPSIPKTCTCDSLKSFVNQTSALPGLCCYELKGIVPTQNCFTNIQVLLSAGSFTNVQATNGYTIVSNGPTDFYINPNNGFIPAGSINPGSFCVSGSTVYTITIHYFINSGGLKDTCSFYYSFDCPQSQDTLCNQSSCVSGNMAWQAIASGVTQVYDMAVFQCKLIVAGQFLQIGNTIVNNIAAWDGTNWTALNQGVNGTVRSLAVHNGILYVGGQFTAAGTLTNVNNIAAWNGSNWAHLDNGVTGTGSVFVGSLLSTLNGLVVGGSFQTAGQTANISTNNIAAWNGSSWINSNFNSSFNGPIYTLRQFNNQIYAAGTFTLPHLNISRWNGTIWNNLASGINLVNNVPYNGVNAQYVFNNELFVGGHFLNADNVPMTQHIAHWNGVNWLPVSGGDFQNSTEAVNDFIKYNNKLYVGGEFSQVGNQFINGVAEWNGTNWFTTNHLQKVVRSLETYDSCGTITCELYAAGEGFINRWKCLTSNKDINHEVEFYIRPNPAADQVQIFFGTQELPKNGLIQILDLQGNKLQQIEIKDQAFINLDVSQFTSGIYIVEFKNNNRRPYKQRFVKM
- a CDS encoding nicotinate-nucleotide adenylyltransferase; translation: MNIGLFFGSFNPVHTGHLIIAQHIANQVEIDQVWLVVSPHNPLKLKSTLAADYDRLHLVNLALEDNPNIKSCSVEFKLPQPSYTIDTLTHLNEKYPQHRFHLIMGEDNLQSIKKWKNYELILANYQIYIYRRPDSEHTSEFFTHPNIRICKAPLLEISSTAIRDLIKEGKSIRYLVPDKVFEYLEGSTLYKK
- a CDS encoding nuclear transport factor 2 family protein, which codes for MKNPFVILYPIAIAAIIHISCNQKTNLSRDETNIRKAYAALEKKDFATFASLCSDDYRELGLSPQPIQGIQACIAQYKVFLDAFPDTKFEIQSITPAGKNRYFLQIHMTGTNTEKFLMLPPNGKSYDALDVDIIELNDAGKCISHWSANADAPLDQIGYSAINNPTTGIAMSAYEYFGKGAINALLELCSNDVVFEIHDRTLDTKPRWFKGKEEVAKFFTELNSKIVYSKFEPVMFLADGDDLATSVDVEFVQTATKKKFKGNYAHRFKTKDGKLIYFKGMDDMCELIP
- a CDS encoding ester cyclase codes for the protein MKTKNVFLILLNLFVIHSISFTQEKKAGKIITDYFTWVDAGKIEEVGTLLTEDFIATAPFSPNSMDKMAWKGIGQGFKTAFPDMKHEIIDWFADENKVAVKGIFKGTNLGSMMGNPPTGGKVAVAFNSYFELNGNGKIKMINIQFNMKEFEMQLLANVPDLKIINEKTVRDLFQVMDGGQTNLFSNYCSLDFKISNPFLPAPSPIQAFQSIIQAQKAGFPDMKHEILKIISDTYHVTTFGNFIGTNTGSMMGNQATGNKVKVAFLVLDEMDGHGKIKNRNVQFDSKAFEAQLMAGINPNAQIEKSFLQMFEAADRADTASFISYWSMKAKNYFAGIENSNEDFKNRLLSFKKGFPDVKRTIDEIQINNNKISVRGWLSGTNKGSFMGRPATNNKIKVSWLGLYHLNSNGKIESGWVEFDTATLEKQLMQKTKNN